A stretch of Primulina tabacum isolate GXHZ01 chromosome 13, ASM2559414v2, whole genome shotgun sequence DNA encodes these proteins:
- the LOC142522002 gene encoding miraculin-like, producing the protein MIGADYELYDTGMEHLLADTPYYILPVQSGGGGGGGFYAYEVNATCYAVQQPFDDLPSRAVIFNPARPEDGGWISANKDLNIKFEYFFDCGSSSSGVLQVNTTDEATGQHFITAGGVEGNPGCGTITNWFQIEKLPSDYSYKLIYCPSVCDLVNVTCRDVGAFDQPGFGFLRLFLSD; encoded by the coding sequence ATGATCGGtgcagattatgagttgtacgaCACGGGCATGGAACATCTCCTGGCAGACACCCCTTACTACATTCTGCCGGTTCaaagcggcggcggcggcggcggcggcttTTATGCTTACGAAGTCAACGCAACCTGTTACGCTGTCCAACAGCCATTTGATGATTTGCCGAGTCGAGCAGTGATCTTCAACCCTGCCAGACCCGAAGACGGAGGCTGGATCTCTGCGAATAAGGATTTAAACATCAAGTTCGAATATTTTTTCGACTGCGGCTCATCATCATCGGGTGTGCTTCAAGTGAATACGACCGACGAGGCCACTGGACAACACTTTATAACAGCAGGCGGGGTTGAAGGGAACCCCGGGTGTGGGACTATTACCAACTGGTTCCAGATTGAGAAACTTCCTTCTGATTATTCTTACAAGCTAATTTACTGCCCTTCTGTGTGCGACCTCGTTAATGTGACGTGCAGAGATGTGGGGGCTTTCGACCAACCCGGGTTTGGATTCCTGCGTTTGTTTTTGTCTGATTAG